One Amycolatopsis sp. NBC_00355 genomic window carries:
- a CDS encoding glucosyl-3-phosphoglycerate synthase, whose protein sequence is MSWFERRTWQDPGWTPGDILTAKGDRTVSVVLPALDEERTVGAVVASVRPLLGGVVDELVVLDSGSTDATVQTAAAAGARVVRREDVLPDLLPVPGKGEVLWRSLAATSGDVVVFLDSDLVDPDPAFVPSLLGPLLTTPGVHLVKGFYRRPLRLESSGGGRVTELLARPVLSALRPALGGLIQPLGGEYAGTREFLESVPFAAGYGVEIGLLLDAEARYGLDGLAQVNLGVRKHRNRSLPQLGVMSRQILGTALARCGVPAADAPLTQFVQVDEEWLPDVTDVLVADRPPMREVLARPRG, encoded by the coding sequence GTGAGTTGGTTCGAGCGGCGTACGTGGCAGGACCCCGGTTGGACGCCCGGGGACATCCTGACCGCGAAGGGTGACCGGACGGTTTCCGTAGTGCTACCGGCGCTGGACGAAGAGCGGACCGTGGGTGCCGTCGTCGCGTCGGTGCGGCCACTGCTCGGCGGCGTCGTCGACGAGCTGGTCGTGCTCGATTCGGGTTCCACGGACGCCACCGTTCAAACGGCCGCGGCCGCCGGTGCGCGGGTCGTCCGCCGCGAGGACGTGCTGCCCGACCTGCTGCCGGTGCCCGGCAAGGGCGAGGTGCTGTGGCGCTCGCTCGCCGCGACCAGCGGGGACGTCGTCGTGTTCCTCGACTCCGACCTCGTCGACCCGGACCCGGCGTTCGTGCCGTCCCTGCTCGGCCCGCTGCTGACGACGCCGGGCGTGCACCTGGTCAAGGGCTTCTACCGCCGGCCGCTGCGGCTGGAGAGCAGCGGCGGCGGCCGCGTCACCGAACTGCTCGCGCGGCCGGTGCTCTCGGCGCTGCGCCCGGCGCTCGGCGGCCTGATCCAGCCCCTCGGCGGCGAGTACGCGGGCACCCGCGAGTTCCTCGAATCGGTGCCGTTCGCGGCCGGGTACGGCGTCGAGATCGGGCTGCTGCTCGACGCCGAGGCGCGCTACGGCCTCGACGGGCTCGCGCAGGTCAACCTCGGGGTGCGCAAGCACCGGAACCGCTCGCTGCCGCAACTGGGGGTGATGTCGCGGCAGATCCTCGGCACGGCGCTCGCGCGCTGCGGCGTCCCCGCCGCCGACGCGCCGCTGACGCAGTTCGTGCAGGTCGACGAGGAGTGGCTGCCGGACGTCACGGACGTCCTGGTCGCCGACCGGCCGCCGATGCGGGAAGTGCTCGCCCGTCCTCGAGGGTGA
- the cydC gene encoding thiol reductant ABC exporter subunit CydC → MGLWAVSTKDVLRLARAALLAAGAELAGLALMATAAWLLLRAAERPPLAALTVAIVAVRTLALLRGGLRYAERLAGHEVVLRWLGSLRTRVYQALAPGSRYSGGDLVTRLVSDVDALQDAVLRWLLPAAVAGLVGLTAVGVVATASASAAGALAAGLVVAGAVLPWLAVRSTARRAVENAPKRAELAERAVELVTGYRELVAAGALGEKRAVADEVVEQLREPAAKPALPSAAGVLVQLLTTIAVGLLCDASVPWTAAFTLASMTTFEVVLPLITAARRVPEIRASAVRVKAVLATLPETPGTRTADKGHFRLERAGLRYPGRAPALRDVDLDLEPGKRVGILGPSGAGKTTLLRLLLGLETPTSGRVTLDGHPLAEYADLSETVSGALSDAHVFHTTVRENLLLGKPDATEAQLREACETAGFDLDLDRDTGPDGDALSGGQRQRLILARAVLAAPKVLVLDEPVEGLDPAHGDAVLKRVLEHTKGSVVLVTHRPEHLDGFDEVVTLEDGRALPASAAGRRPGRP, encoded by the coding sequence TTGGGGCTGTGGGCGGTGTCCACCAAGGACGTTCTTCGGCTCGCCCGGGCGGCCCTGCTCGCCGCCGGTGCCGAGCTCGCCGGGCTTGCGCTCATGGCCACCGCCGCCTGGCTTCTGCTCCGGGCCGCCGAGCGGCCGCCGCTCGCCGCTCTCACCGTGGCCATCGTCGCCGTGCGGACTCTCGCCCTCCTGCGCGGCGGTCTCCGGTACGCCGAACGGCTCGCCGGGCACGAAGTCGTCCTCCGGTGGCTCGGTTCACTGCGCACCCGCGTCTACCAGGCCCTCGCGCCCGGGTCGCGGTACTCCGGCGGGGACCTCGTCACGCGGCTGGTGTCCGATGTGGACGCTCTGCAGGACGCCGTCCTGCGGTGGCTGCTGCCCGCGGCCGTCGCCGGGCTGGTCGGGCTGACCGCCGTCGGGGTGGTCGCGACGGCGTCCGCGAGCGCCGCCGGGGCGCTGGCCGCCGGGCTTGTCGTCGCCGGGGCGGTGCTGCCGTGGCTGGCCGTCAGGAGCACCGCGCGGCGAGCGGTCGAAAACGCCCCGAAACGCGCGGAACTCGCCGAACGCGCCGTCGAACTCGTCACCGGGTATCGGGAGCTGGTCGCCGCCGGGGCACTCGGCGAAAAGCGGGCCGTCGCGGACGAAGTCGTCGAGCAGCTCCGGGAACCGGCCGCGAAACCCGCCTTGCCGAGCGCCGCCGGGGTCCTCGTGCAGCTCCTCACCACGATCGCCGTGGGCCTGCTCTGCGACGCCTCCGTCCCCTGGACCGCCGCCTTCACCCTGGCCTCCATGACGACGTTCGAGGTCGTCCTCCCCCTGATCACCGCCGCCCGCCGGGTGCCCGAGATCCGCGCGTCGGCCGTCCGCGTCAAGGCTGTGCTCGCCACGCTGCCGGAAACCCCGGGCACGCGCACCGCAGACAAAGGGCACTTCCGGCTGGAAAGAGCCGGCCTCCGCTATCCGGGACGCGCCCCCGCGCTGCGGGACGTCGACCTCGACCTCGAGCCCGGCAAGCGCGTCGGGATCCTCGGGCCCAGCGGCGCCGGGAAGACGACCCTGCTGCGTCTGCTCCTCGGCCTGGAAACCCCGACGTCCGGCCGAGTCACCCTCGACGGCCATCCGCTCGCCGAGTACGCCGACCTGTCGGAAACCGTCTCCGGCGCGCTCTCGGACGCGCACGTCTTCCACACGACCGTCCGCGAGAACCTGCTGCTCGGCAAGCCGGACGCCACTGAAGCGCAGCTGCGAGAAGCCTGCGAGACCGCGGGATTCGACCTGGACCTCGACCGCGACACCGGCCCGGACGGCGACGCGCTCTCCGGCGGTCAGCGGCAACGGCTGATCCTGGCCCGCGCGGTCCTCGCGGCACCCAAGGTCCTGGTGCTCGACGAGCCGGTCGAAGGCCTCGACCCCGCCCACGGCGACGCCGTCCTCAAGCGCGTCCTGGAGCATACGAAAGGCAGCGTCGTCCTCGTGACGCACCGGCCCGAGCACCTCGACGGCTTCGACGAGGTCGTCACCCTCGAGGACGGGCGAGCACTTCCCGCATCGGCGGCCGGTCGGCGACCAGGACGTCCGTGA
- the cydD gene encoding thiol reductant ABC exporter subunit CydD, translating into MPALPGLRRYLVLLSTLGVLSASAVLIQAEGLATLLTGGGLSFALVLAIAGRVMLSMAVDVLGGRFASSVKAGLRRRLLGSAADRAGVVATQVTRGVDATDSYLTGYLPTLVVSVVVPVAVIVRLVTTDLTSALVVTATLPLIPVFAILVGKHTSAHTQWDLLKKLGGHFLDVVRGLGTLKVFGRAQAQARTVRAMADAHTDATLKTLRVAFLSALVLELVATLSVALVAVPIGFRLLAGGLDARTALLILVLAPEAYLPLRAAGAKFHAAAEGLTALREALAVPVVSSRSGTLTRRRGAPSLVFERVSVSFGDVVALSDVDLCVPAGTRLALAGPSGSGKSTLLAVLLGFVTPTSGRVLADGVDVRSLDPSGWLADIAWVPQRPTLFRGSLASNIGLGLATPDFESAARAAALDQVAAGLPDGYSSQVGELGEGLSAGQRQRVGLARALARTSSGLVLLDEPTARLDASTEATVLSATRLLLPGRTAVLVAHRPAMVSLAERVVELRGGRVAAEVAE; encoded by the coding sequence GTGCCCGCACTTCCCGGACTCCGGCGGTACCTGGTCCTGCTGAGCACGCTCGGCGTGCTTTCGGCGTCCGCCGTCCTGATCCAGGCCGAAGGTCTCGCCACGCTGCTCACCGGCGGCGGTCTCTCGTTCGCTCTGGTACTCGCGATTGCCGGCCGGGTAATGCTTTCGATGGCTGTCGACGTCCTCGGTGGACGGTTTGCGTCCTCGGTCAAAGCCGGCCTGCGGCGCCGGCTGCTCGGCTCGGCGGCCGACCGGGCCGGCGTGGTCGCGACGCAGGTGACGCGCGGTGTCGACGCCACCGACAGCTACCTGACGGGGTACCTGCCGACGCTCGTCGTGTCGGTGGTGGTGCCGGTCGCGGTGATCGTCCGACTGGTCACGACGGACCTGACGTCGGCGCTGGTCGTGACGGCGACACTGCCGCTGATCCCGGTGTTCGCGATCCTGGTCGGCAAGCACACGTCGGCGCACACCCAGTGGGACCTGCTGAAGAAGCTGGGCGGGCACTTCCTCGACGTCGTCCGCGGGCTCGGCACGCTGAAGGTGTTCGGGCGGGCGCAGGCGCAGGCGCGGACGGTCCGCGCGATGGCGGACGCGCACACGGATGCGACGCTGAAGACGTTGCGGGTGGCGTTCCTGTCGGCGCTGGTGCTGGAACTGGTCGCGACGCTGTCGGTGGCCTTGGTCGCGGTCCCGATCGGCTTCCGCCTGCTGGCCGGCGGGCTGGACGCGCGGACGGCGCTCCTGATCCTGGTGCTGGCACCGGAGGCGTATCTGCCCCTACGGGCGGCGGGCGCGAAGTTCCACGCGGCGGCGGAGGGGTTGACGGCGTTGCGGGAGGCTCTCGCCGTACCGGTGGTTTCTTCACGTTCCGGGACGCTCACTCGCCGCCGAGGTGCGCCTTCGCTGGTCTTCGAGCGGGTGTCCGTCTCTTTCGGCGACGTCGTCGCTCTGTCCGATGTGGACCTTTGCGTGCCGGCCGGCACACGGCTGGCGCTGGCCGGGCCGAGCGGGTCCGGGAAGAGCACCCTCTTGGCGGTGCTGCTGGGGTTCGTGACGCCGACGTCGGGCCGGGTCCTGGCGGACGGGGTGGACGTGCGGTCGCTGGATCCGTCCGGCTGGCTGGCGGACATCGCGTGGGTCCCGCAGCGGCCGACGTTGTTCCGGGGTTCGCTGGCCTCGAACATCGGCCTGGGCCTCGCCACTCCGGACTTCGAGTCCGCGGCCCGCGCGGCGGCGCTGGACCAGGTGGCGGCGGGGCTGCCTGACGGCTACTCGTCCCAGGTGGGTGAGCTGGGCGAGGGGTTGTCGGCCGGGCAGCGGCAGCGAGTGGGGCTGGCCCGGGCGTTGGCGCGGACCTCGTCGGGGCTGGTGCTGCTGGACGAGCCGACAGCCCGGCTGGACGCCAGCACGGAGGCGACGGTGTTGTCCGCGACGCGCCTTCTGCTGCCGGGACGCACGGCAGTGCTGGTGGCCCACCGGCCGGCGATGGTCTCGCTGGCGGAGCGGGTGGTCGAACTCCGCGGCGGCCGGGTGGCGGCGGAGGTGGCGGAGTGA
- a CDS encoding cytochrome d ubiquinol oxidase subunit II, protein MVTFWWGVLGLLTCGYFALAGYDYGVGMLLPAFDADERRRRQTLGALGPFFLANEVWLVAAVGVLFGAFPHLEGKVFAGAYVLVVTLLIGLVTFTASMQLRSRRPGAPRGAWTAGIVGGALVTAVSWGLFLGNLVTGLPLTADGSPAGAVLALFNPYAVVWGLGFVALFSLQGAVFLAVRAPAELTGRAVRLARAFLPPVAGFLVVATGWGSFALHGVTTVGIGVVVLAFLALGSVWLGLALKRHRVALIGAMVLAASPALLVGTLRFPAILVADSGYALTTDQAATASSTFAVLNWFAPPAVLLLLVVQWLTWRAHRAPVDQRSLLHF, encoded by the coding sequence ATGGTGACCTTCTGGTGGGGCGTGCTGGGCCTGCTGACCTGCGGCTATTTCGCGCTCGCGGGGTACGACTACGGCGTCGGGATGCTGCTGCCCGCGTTCGACGCCGACGAGCGGCGACGGCGGCAGACCCTCGGCGCGCTCGGGCCGTTCTTCCTGGCCAACGAGGTGTGGCTGGTGGCCGCGGTCGGCGTGCTGTTCGGCGCCTTCCCGCACCTGGAGGGCAAGGTGTTCGCCGGGGCGTACGTCCTGGTCGTGACCCTGCTGATCGGCCTGGTGACGTTCACGGCGTCGATGCAGCTGCGCAGCCGCCGCCCCGGGGCGCCGCGCGGCGCGTGGACCGCGGGCATCGTCGGCGGCGCGCTGGTGACGGCGGTGTCGTGGGGCCTGTTCCTCGGCAACCTCGTGACCGGGCTGCCGCTGACCGCCGACGGCTCGCCGGCCGGCGCCGTGCTCGCGCTCTTCAACCCGTACGCCGTGGTGTGGGGACTGGGGTTCGTCGCGCTGTTCTCCCTGCAGGGCGCGGTGTTCCTGGCCGTGCGGGCGCCGGCCGAGCTGACCGGGCGCGCGGTGCGGCTGGCGCGGGCGTTCCTGCCGCCCGTGGCGGGCTTCCTCGTCGTCGCCACCGGGTGGGGTTCCTTCGCGCTGCACGGCGTGACGACGGTGGGCATCGGCGTGGTCGTGCTCGCGTTCCTCGCGCTGGGTTCGGTGTGGCTGGGACTCGCGCTCAAGCGCCACCGGGTGGCGCTGATCGGGGCGATGGTGCTCGCGGCGAGTCCCGCGCTGCTGGTCGGCACGCTGCGGTTTCCCGCGATCCTGGTGGCGGACTCGGGTTACGCGCTCACGACGGACCAGGCGGCGACCGCGTCGAGCACGTTCGCGGTGCTGAACTGGTTCGCGCCGCCGGCGGTCCTGCTGCTGCTCGTCGTGCAGTGGCTGACCTGGCGCGCGCACCGCGCTCCCGTCGACCAGCGTTCGCTGCTGCACTTCTAG
- a CDS encoding cytochrome ubiquinol oxidase subunit I: MNALPVARLQFATTTSFHFLFVLLTLGLVTLVAVMQTRSALGGKPELERMTRFWGRLYVINYALGIVTGIVMEFQFGLTWTGLSTFAGDVFGAPLAIETLVAFFLESTFLGLWIFGFGRMDKWLHLALIWLVTLTAYASALFIMLANSFLQDPVGSHLENGTLHLDDFGALFTNPALVASLPHVVSAAILTGGFFVAGVSAYHFLKRTTEVEFFRRSMRIGVVAALIGAILVVNQGFAQFGELAMYQPDKLKDGGVGLPLGLMIMLGFVMLLCALLGCALLFRNWISKARILHYLMVAAIPLPFAAAILGWLVREIGRQPWLVWGRLRTADAIAGVPAGQILFSFIAFSLLFAALAAADWVLLARVAKRGPEPVERDVAELPVLSGV; the protein is encoded by the coding sequence ATGAACGCACTCCCGGTCGCGAGACTCCAGTTCGCGACGACGACCTCGTTCCACTTCCTGTTCGTGCTGCTCACCCTGGGACTGGTCACGCTGGTGGCCGTGATGCAGACCCGCTCGGCGCTCGGCGGAAAGCCCGAACTGGAGCGGATGACGCGCTTCTGGGGCCGGCTGTACGTGATCAACTACGCGCTGGGGATCGTCACCGGCATCGTGATGGAATTCCAGTTCGGGCTGACCTGGACCGGCCTTTCCACGTTCGCCGGTGACGTCTTCGGCGCCCCGCTGGCCATCGAGACGCTCGTCGCGTTCTTCCTCGAGTCGACGTTCCTCGGCCTGTGGATCTTCGGCTTCGGGCGGATGGACAAGTGGCTGCACCTGGCGCTGATCTGGCTCGTCACGCTGACCGCGTACGCGTCGGCGCTGTTCATCATGCTGGCCAACTCGTTCCTGCAGGACCCGGTCGGCAGCCACCTCGAGAACGGCACCCTGCACCTCGACGACTTCGGCGCGCTCTTCACGAACCCCGCGCTGGTCGCGTCGCTGCCGCACGTCGTCAGCGCCGCGATCCTGACCGGCGGGTTCTTCGTGGCCGGGGTCAGCGCGTACCACTTCCTGAAGCGCACCACCGAGGTCGAGTTCTTCCGCCGCTCGATGCGGATCGGCGTCGTCGCGGCGCTGATCGGCGCGATCCTCGTGGTCAACCAGGGCTTCGCGCAGTTCGGGGAGCTCGCGATGTACCAGCCGGACAAGCTGAAGGACGGCGGTGTCGGGCTGCCACTGGGTTTGATGATCATGCTCGGGTTCGTCATGTTGCTGTGCGCGCTGCTCGGCTGCGCGCTGTTGTTCCGGAACTGGATCAGCAAGGCCCGGATCCTGCATTACCTGATGGTCGCGGCGATCCCGCTGCCGTTCGCCGCGGCGATCCTCGGCTGGCTGGTGCGCGAAATCGGCCGTCAGCCGTGGCTGGTCTGGGGCAGGCTCCGCACCGCCGACGCGATCGCGGGCGTCCCGGCCGGCCAGATCCTGTTCTCCTTCATCGCTTTCTCACTGCTGTTCGCCGCGCTCGCCGCGGCCGACTGGGTGCTGCTGGCGCGCGTGGCCAAGCGCGGCCCGGAGCCGGTCGAGCGCGACGTCGCCGAACTGCCCGTCCTGAGCGGAGTCTGA
- a CDS encoding helix-turn-helix transcriptional regulator yields MKADSLRGHLDALLLAVLDGRKLHGYAIIEALQLRTDGALDLPTGTVYPALRRLERAGWLASEWDVVSGRKRRTYHLTRSGQQELAAERTEWREFTAVIGGVLGA; encoded by the coding sequence ATGAAGGCGGACTCCTTGCGCGGGCACCTCGACGCGTTGCTGCTGGCGGTCCTCGACGGCCGGAAACTGCACGGCTACGCGATCATCGAGGCCCTGCAGCTGCGCACCGACGGCGCGCTCGACCTGCCGACCGGCACGGTCTACCCGGCGCTGCGCCGGCTCGAGCGGGCCGGCTGGCTGGCCAGCGAATGGGACGTCGTGTCCGGACGCAAGCGGCGCACCTACCACCTCACCCGCTCCGGCCAGCAGGAACTGGCCGCCGAACGCACGGAATGGCGGGAGTTCACGGCCGTCATCGGGGGAGTGCTGGGCGCATGA
- a CDS encoding permease prefix domain 1-containing protein, with translation MIDDYLADLDRRLHGCGKFKADLLDEARDGLHDAADAYRAGGRSDEDAERRAVADFGPAALVARDYQAELGMLSGVRTLWKLVIGVPLMQASWDYARILTYGAWTQLPTSTPEWYRVVAHTTHGAVFVVPVIGVLALLGTRWLSRRLEPVRLARFCGVLIALAVGINLGSVGLLIGSTGIVDVSRLFLSVPCAVLMVAWVLLSLRLVVLARRSWGGYATIVA, from the coding sequence ATGATCGACGACTACCTGGCCGATCTCGACCGGCGGCTGCACGGCTGCGGCAAGTTCAAGGCCGACCTCCTGGACGAGGCGCGCGACGGCCTGCACGACGCGGCCGACGCCTACCGTGCCGGCGGCCGGAGCGACGAGGACGCCGAGCGCCGCGCCGTCGCCGACTTCGGGCCCGCGGCCCTCGTCGCCCGCGACTACCAGGCCGAGCTCGGCATGCTCAGCGGCGTCCGCACGCTGTGGAAGCTCGTCATCGGCGTGCCGCTGATGCAGGCGTCCTGGGACTACGCCCGGATCCTCACCTACGGCGCCTGGACGCAGCTGCCGACGTCGACGCCGGAGTGGTACCGCGTCGTCGCGCACACCACCCACGGCGCGGTGTTCGTCGTGCCGGTGATCGGCGTGCTCGCGCTGCTCGGCACGCGCTGGCTCAGCCGGCGGCTCGAACCCGTCCGGCTGGCCCGGTTCTGCGGCGTCCTCATCGCGCTGGCCGTCGGCATCAACCTCGGCTCGGTCGGCCTGCTGATCGGCTCGACCGGCATCGTCGACGTCTCCCGGTTGTTCCTGAGCGTCCCGTGCGCGGTGTTGATGGTCGCCTGGGTGCTTCTTTCCCTGCGGCTCGTCGTGCTCGCGAGACGTTCCTGGGGCGGGTATGCCACGATCGTCGCGTGA
- a CDS encoding DivIVA domain-containing protein, protein MTTALIYLVVMLLVAAVVFLLAAVVFGRGEELAPLPPGSSPTRLPAEDITGDDLQDVRFQLVLRGYKMSEVDWVLRRLGVEIDELRTRVAELEQRRPEREAEREAERETAPESAQ, encoded by the coding sequence GTGACGACCGCGCTGATCTACCTCGTAGTCATGCTGCTGGTGGCCGCCGTGGTGTTCCTCCTGGCCGCGGTGGTGTTCGGCCGGGGTGAGGAATTGGCCCCGCTGCCGCCGGGCAGCTCGCCCACGCGGCTGCCCGCCGAGGACATCACCGGCGACGACCTGCAGGACGTGCGCTTCCAGCTGGTGCTGCGCGGCTACAAGATGTCCGAAGTGGACTGGGTGCTGCGCCGCCTCGGCGTCGAGATCGACGAGCTGCGCACCCGGGTGGCCGAGCTGGAGCAGCGCCGGCCCGAGCGCGAAGCCGAGCGCGAAGCCGAGCGGGAGACCGCGCCGGAGAGCGCCCAGTGA
- a CDS encoding SRPBCC family protein, with the protein MTDLVLSVDVRAPAGTTWLALTDWTRQGEWMLGTDVEVTEGNGRSVGSRLAAFTGVAGIGFTDKMEITTWEPPVRCAVRHQGGFVQGTGVFQVVPKGAQRSTFVWAEHLRLPFGPLGRLGWPVVRPAFALGVRQSLRRFARFAEDYSVGGDV; encoded by the coding sequence GTGACCGACCTCGTGCTGTCGGTCGACGTCCGCGCGCCGGCCGGGACGACCTGGCTCGCGCTCACGGACTGGACGCGCCAGGGCGAGTGGATGCTGGGCACCGACGTCGAAGTGACCGAGGGCAACGGCCGCAGCGTCGGCTCGCGGCTGGCGGCGTTCACCGGGGTCGCCGGGATCGGCTTCACCGACAAGATGGAGATCACGACCTGGGAGCCGCCGGTGCGGTGCGCGGTCCGGCACCAGGGCGGCTTCGTGCAGGGCACCGGTGTGTTCCAGGTCGTGCCGAAGGGCGCGCAGCGCTCGACGTTCGTCTGGGCCGAGCACCTGCGGCTGCCGTTCGGGCCGCTGGGACGGCTCGGCTGGCCGGTCGTGCGGCCGGCGTTCGCGCTGGGGGTGCGCCAGTCGCTGCGGCGGTTCGCGCGGTTCGCGGAGGACTATTCGGTGGGCGGGGATGTCTGA
- a CDS encoding DNA-3-methyladenine glycosylase I, whose translation MSELIGADGVARCTWGNSTPDYADYHDKEWGTPLHGQDELYERLCLEAFQSGLSWITILRKRESFRKAFKQFKAAKVAKFGDADVERLMRDASIVRNRAKILAAINNARVIADLDVPLDDLLWSFAPSSHRRPPAMADVPAITDESKAMAKELKKRGFAFLGPTTCYALMQATGMVDDHVKGCFRAG comes from the coding sequence ATGTCTGAGCTGATCGGCGCCGACGGCGTCGCGCGGTGCACCTGGGGCAACTCGACCCCGGACTACGCCGATTACCACGACAAGGAGTGGGGCACGCCGCTCCACGGGCAGGACGAGCTGTACGAGCGCCTGTGCCTCGAGGCGTTCCAGTCCGGGCTGTCGTGGATCACGATCCTGCGCAAGCGCGAGAGCTTCCGGAAGGCGTTCAAGCAGTTCAAGGCGGCGAAGGTGGCGAAGTTCGGTGACGCCGACGTCGAGCGGCTGATGCGGGACGCGTCGATCGTGCGGAACCGGGCGAAGATCCTGGCGGCGATCAACAACGCCCGGGTGATCGCGGACCTGGACGTCCCGCTGGACGACCTGCTGTGGTCGTTCGCGCCCTCATCGCACCGGCGGCCACCGGCGATGGCGGACGTCCCGGCCATCACGGACGAGTCGAAGGCGATGGCGAAGGAGCTGAAGAAGCGCGGCTTCGCGTTCCTCGGCCCGACGACGTGTTACGCGCTGATGCAGGCCACCGGCATGGTCGACGACCACGTCAAGGGCTGCTTCCGCGCGGGCTGA
- a CDS encoding enoyl-CoA hydratase-related protein — MTTSDVLLIADADGVRTLTLNRPQAYNSLTVELKEALLAALRGAADDEAVRAVVLTGSGKAFCAGQDLKEHVGLLQAGDPAPLHTVKEHYNPIVQAIVAMDKPVIAAINGTAAGAGAAFAYASDLRIAAESSSFLMAFANVGLGPDSGASWTLQRLVGYGRAAELMLLARTVDAAEAQRLGLVGEVVPDEELAARAQKIAAKLAAGPTVAYAKIKSVLNLAAQSTFEEALAAEDAAQTALGATADHAEAVEAFVGKRKPNFQGK; from the coding sequence GTGACCACATCCGACGTCCTGCTGATCGCCGACGCCGACGGGGTGCGCACCCTCACCCTCAACCGGCCGCAGGCGTACAACTCGCTGACCGTCGAGCTGAAGGAAGCACTGCTCGCGGCCCTGCGCGGGGCAGCGGACGACGAGGCCGTCCGCGCGGTCGTGCTGACCGGTTCGGGCAAGGCGTTCTGCGCCGGCCAGGATCTGAAGGAGCACGTCGGGCTGCTGCAAGCGGGTGACCCCGCCCCGCTACACACGGTGAAGGAGCACTACAACCCGATCGTCCAGGCGATCGTGGCCATGGACAAGCCGGTCATCGCGGCGATCAACGGCACCGCCGCCGGGGCCGGCGCGGCCTTCGCCTACGCCAGTGACCTGCGGATCGCCGCCGAGTCGTCGTCGTTCCTGATGGCCTTCGCCAACGTCGGGCTGGGCCCGGACTCGGGTGCCTCCTGGACGTTGCAGCGGCTGGTCGGTTACGGCCGCGCCGCCGAGCTGATGCTGCTGGCCCGGACCGTCGACGCCGCCGAGGCGCAGCGGCTCGGCCTGGTCGGCGAGGTCGTGCCGGACGAGGAGCTCGCGGCGCGCGCCCAGAAGATCGCGGCGAAGCTCGCGGCCGGCCCGACCGTGGCCTACGCGAAGATCAAGAGCGTCCTCAACCTGGCCGCGCAGTCGACGTTCGAGGAGGCGCTGGCCGCCGAAGACGCCGCCCAGACCGCGCTGGGCGCGACCGCCGACCACGCCGAGGCCGTCGAAGCGTTCGTCGGCAAGCGCAAGCCGAACTTCCAGGGCAAGTAG
- a CDS encoding DUF3117 domain-containing protein codes for MAAMKPRTGDGPLEVTKEGRGLVMRVPLEGGGRLVVELSAEEAKDLGAALQEVTG; via the coding sequence ATGGCGGCCATGAAGCCCCGGACCGGAGATGGTCCCCTCGAAGTGACTAAGGAGGGGCGGGGCCTCGTGATGCGCGTACCGCTCGAGGGTGGCGGGCGACTCGTCGTCGAACTCTCCGCAGAGGAAGCGAAAGACCTCGGCGCCGCTTTGCAGGAGGTCACCGGCTGA